In Agarivorans gilvus, one genomic interval encodes:
- a CDS encoding sodium-dependent transporter has translation MSNNTSVNSRWSSNFAYILAATGAAVGLGNIWKFPYIMGENGGGAFVLVYLLCILFIGIPVMMAEVYIGKQGRSTPANAVAKVAQQNGRSKNWAFIGAMGVLAGFLVLSFYIVIAGWAVAYVFKSVAGDVTAAGGDAQQIGELFSALTSDPKQLLAWSTLVIVGTVVVLANGVTKGLERVVRWLMPALFVLLVVIMLYAAVTGDFAAAVSFMFSPDFSKLTINGVLMALGHAFFTLSLSSGIMMIYGAYLPEGTSIARTSIYIAIADTVVALMAGLAIYPIVFANGIEPSAGPGLLFVSLPIAFGTMPLGGIVSTMFFTMVVVAAFTSALALLESSAAYLVERRGLRRNVAAIVAGSGVWLLSLGTIGSFAGWDFAQINAGAMGHNFFEILDYLTANILLPLGGLFITIFVGWVIQADSLKHHMGLDSKTFQMFSKSVKFISPIAIAVVFLNAIGWLSI, from the coding sequence GTCGCTGGTCGAGCAACTTCGCCTATATACTAGCTGCTACTGGTGCCGCTGTCGGACTGGGTAACATTTGGAAATTCCCCTACATTATGGGTGAGAATGGCGGCGGTGCTTTCGTTCTTGTCTACCTACTTTGTATTTTGTTTATCGGTATTCCGGTCATGATGGCCGAAGTGTACATTGGTAAACAAGGTCGCTCGACTCCAGCCAATGCGGTAGCTAAAGTGGCTCAGCAAAATGGTCGCTCGAAAAACTGGGCCTTTATTGGTGCCATGGGCGTTCTAGCTGGATTTTTAGTGTTGAGCTTCTACATCGTGATTGCCGGTTGGGCAGTGGCGTATGTATTTAAATCTGTTGCTGGTGATGTTACTGCAGCTGGCGGTGACGCGCAGCAAATTGGAGAATTGTTCTCAGCCTTAACTTCAGATCCTAAGCAACTGTTGGCATGGTCGACATTAGTGATTGTGGGTACTGTGGTAGTATTGGCAAATGGGGTAACTAAAGGGCTAGAGCGGGTTGTTCGCTGGTTAATGCCTGCGCTGTTTGTATTGTTAGTGGTGATCATGCTTTATGCTGCGGTAACCGGTGACTTTGCCGCCGCTGTCAGCTTCATGTTCAGCCCAGACTTTTCTAAACTCACCATTAATGGTGTATTAATGGCCTTAGGTCATGCCTTCTTCACCTTGAGTTTATCTTCTGGGATCATGATGATTTACGGTGCCTACTTACCTGAAGGTACCTCTATCGCTCGTACTTCTATTTACATCGCCATTGCCGATACCGTGGTGGCCTTAATGGCAGGCTTGGCCATTTACCCAATCGTGTTTGCAAATGGTATTGAACCTAGTGCCGGTCCAGGCCTGTTGTTTGTTTCACTACCGATTGCCTTTGGCACTATGCCTTTAGGCGGCATTGTTTCTACGATGTTCTTTACCATGGTGGTGGTAGCAGCTTTCACTTCGGCCTTAGCCTTATTAGAGTCTAGCGCTGCTTATTTGGTTGAGCGTCGCGGCTTGCGTCGTAATGTTGCTGCGATAGTCGCCGGTAGCGGAGTATGGTTACTCAGCCTTGGCACCATTGGCTCCTTTGCCGGATGGGACTTTGCTCAAATTAACGCTGGCGCGATGGGGCATAATTTCTTTGAGATTTTGGATTACCTTACAGCCAATATCTTACTGCCCTTAGGTGGTTTATTTATTACCATCTTTGTGGGCTGGGTGATTCAAGCAGATAGCTTGAAACATCATATGGGGCTAGATAGTAAAACCTTCCAAATGTTTTCTAAGAGCGTGAAATTTATTTCTCCTATCGCTATCGCGGTGGTGTTTTTAAACGCCATCGGTTGGTTGTCGATATAA